In Aquila chrysaetos chrysaetos chromosome 24, bAquChr1.4, whole genome shotgun sequence, the genomic stretch GACATTCCCACAAAGCGCTCATGGCCAGGATGGAGCGGTGGCCCTGTGGCATCCCCTGCCGCAAGATCCCCTGGCACCACTGGCCATGGGGCTCAGAGGGCTCCAGTCTGACCCTTTAGAGGGGTACCATCACCACCAGCCTCCAGGCTGCAGGGTGCTCGGCCATGAGCTGACCCTTTGGTTTGTCTCTGCAGAGGTAGGTTTGGGTCCCACAGCCCCTTTTCCAAGGGCTGGCAGCCCCCCATGCCggcagcagggaggggtggGTACTGCTGGGTGCAATGTGGTTCTGCCGCCTCTAAAGGGAGCTGGACAACACTTGGGTGCTGGTGTCCAGACATGTCCGGCTGACCGGCACCAGGCTGTGGCCGTGCACGGGGAGCAGTAACCAGCAGAGGGTAGCAGATGGTCGCAGCCGTCCCACGGCAGTTTGAGCAGGGGATGCCCCAAAAGCCCCTCTAATCCCACCCTGCTTCTCCTGGGCCTTGCCCCATCACCTCCGCCGGCCCACCTCATGCCCTCTGGATGTGCAGCCCCAGCGATACCTCTCCCGGTCTCCCCATGCCGACAGCCTCTGCTAATACTGTGGGTGTCGGTCTCTGTCACTCCCTAAGCCATTCTCAGGTGAACAGTGCAACTTCAGCAGGTGTGCAGCACCAATTGCAAACCCTCAGGGCAAGGTCCCTGTCCCAGGACACTGCCCATGCTGTCACCTGGGACCTTCGGGGCTGAAAGCTCAGCAGAGACCCaccagtctggagaagagagtGCTCAGGGAGACCAAACTTCAGTTTTCCGCTACTTAGAGAAGGGTTGTGGAAAAGGGAGACACAGCAGTGCATGGCAAAAGGACAGGAGACAATGGGCACAGGTGCCACAAGGGAAACTTTGATGCACATAAGGAAAATAAGCTTCTCTGGGTGTATGGTGCAACACCGACAAGACCCACAGTGGTGGgacctccatccttggagggTTTCCAAATCTGACCGGACACCAGAGGCTCTGATCAACCTGACCTTTGGAGCTAGCCCTGCCTtaagcaggaggctggactcGAGACCTCTGCAGGGCCCTTCCGCCCTATGCCTTTCTGCGACCCTGTGAAACTCCAATCCAGCATTTTCTCCTGGCTTTGACCAGGCCTCCAGGAGCAAATGGCCTCTATGGGGTCCATCACACTTGCGATATGTCAGTACCTCCCCTCTCTGATACAACCTCTACAACTATGGAAGAAGAGACTAAAGACTTGTTCTAGCTTTATTGACTAAACAGCATTGCTTGGGTGCAATCCCTGCCTGTGGCACATCCAGCTGAAatgccccagcagcacagcatccACCACAGGCTCATGGAGAAAGCAGGCAGCTTCCTAACTTCCCACACCTCTGCGGGGGAGCAGGGCCTCTGCCAAACGAGGGAGCCAGGTTTCGGTCTCCACACTGAGGGTGGTATGTGAGCCTGCTGTGCTAAAGCTTCCGACCCGCTACCACATCCCTGAGCCTGGGCTGTCTGCTCCACACACCAAGTGCCATCTGCTATCGCCTTACCAAACCCCAACCACACACTCCAGAGCAATTGGACCAGCTAGAATTTGGGTCCCAGGCTGTGAAACcttgggggtgggaggatttTTGGAGATGTTTAAAGAGCTTACTCCCCATCTCAGCTTCAAAAACATCGTGTAAAAACCAAGGGTGTGATGAATGGGGGAAAGTGCTTGAGTTGATAAAGCAGCCCAAGTCCTGCCCCACAAAAggatttttgcttctgttgtgCTTCTCAAAACACTACCCATCTCATTTACTCAACCACAATAtttataacttaaaaaaacccccaaaactaaATTCCCCGTGGAGTTCATAACTCTAAGCTGCAGCAAGGCTGATCTTGTGGGTATTTCACACCAGTCAAATGAGagaatcacagaaagaaagtaaagaGTTTagatgaaaatgaattaaatctGGGAAGCTGCCAAACTGATGGCTTAATGATCCACAGTGCTGCTAAAAAACCAGGGAGTAGGTGAAAAGTTGTTAATTATTCAGCACTGCTGGGCTTGCCTGTTTGGAGAGATGCCACATAGAAGCACTGATAGGGGTTTCGATAGGGCGTGCGCACGTGTTGTGCTACCGACACACCCAGGAAGGTCTGTCCTGGGCCTCCCAGCATCAACCGCTGCTTTTGAAATGGTTATGCACcgcaggagcagggggagagcccagcccagccgaccagcagagctcagctggcCACAGCTGGGTCATGTCAAATTGCACCAAGCAGTTCCTGCCCTCCTGCTTTAATCGCAAGCCACGATTGCAAACATTTCCCATCCTCCCTCTACCTCCTGACCTCCAGCTCTGGTCACCCAGTGCACCTCCTCAGCCCCAGATGGGGAATAAACTCTCCGGCAAGGCTAAGTGTGGGTCAGCTTTGATGTTTATTGCTTGCTCGGTGACACGGCATGGCACGGCTGAGCACACATCCTGGCAGGATGGGCAACGCTGAGCAGAACGTTTCGGGCGTACAGGCCCCACTGCAGGTGGGTATGAGTTATCTCCCCGCCGGCACCCGCACCAGCAGGACCCGGTGGGGACGATGCTGGGACTCCCACAGCTTCGGGGTGCACTGGgtcagggcagggaggaaggggctCGTGCTGTGAAGCAGCGGGTGGTTATTGATGATGGTGAGGATGCTCACGGCAGGTGCAGGAAGGgtcaggcagcacaggcaggtgGTATGGACAAGCCCTGAGCGAGCAGAGAGCCTGGCTCCCGGTGCCTCACTGCGAGTGGACGAGCGCCCCGGCGCCTTGCCCAAAGCCAAAGCCCTTGGGACCGAAGTTCTTGGCGTAGCAACCTGCAGAGGACGGGAGGGGAGAGACGGGTAAGGCCAGCAGCTGAACACGAGCAGGTCCTCTTCTCAAAGCAGGCACTGCCTAATGGGACAGGGTTTGCCATACTTGTTGGGCAAACAGAGAGGCCCCAGGCACAGTGGGAAatcccccagccccgcagccagCTGGCACAGCCAGTCCCCATACGGAGCTGCTGGGGCCACCACCTCCCCAAACCTCAGCCCCATCCTGGTTCCCTTCACAGGGGTTTTCACCCCCTGCCTCCACCCTTCGGAGTCCAGGACAAGCCAGCAGGGAAGGTGGCACTCACCTTTGCAGTAGATCTCCCCGTCTTTGTCTGCCAGGGTGGTGGACTCCAGGCTTTTGCCACACTTGGCACAGCGGAAGCAGGACTTGTGCCAGGACTGTGGGACAGGAGCAGAGCCCAGTCAGACAACACCCGGGGACAGGGCAGCAATGCTTTGGCTACCAAATGGGgtcacttttctgtttctgaccCAAAGCAGTTGGCAAAGAGGTCTGAAAGGGATGAAAGCTTTTCTCTGGAAAGAGCGGTcctcccagccccggggggAAGATAGAGAGAGGAAACATCAGGTGTGGTCACTGCTCCCACGTTGATCTGGTTTTAGAGAGCTTTCACCCCCACTCGCAGCAGtcatttgtaaaataatatgTACAATAATTTGTAAGGAGCAATCACCCCGCTCTTTGGAGATTGTCCTCTCTCAAGCAGCATGATAAATCCCCCGAGTTATCCAGCTGAGATCCACTGCTGCTGTACATTAGCCTGGGGGGTGGCAGCAGGGTTGGAACACCTGCCCCTACACAACTACAGCTCCAAGGAAGGCAGCAAACAGATACTAAGAATGCAGAAATCAgccagtgtttaaaaataacacccCCCCATGGCTCCACCAGTCCTTTGGGGATAAATGAGCTCACAGCCTTTGAGCAGACCTAGAGTAGCCAGAGCTGCTCACAGAGGAATTTAAATAAACACTTTGGAAAACATAAAAccttttttggaagaaaatgtgaaattagggggctggaggaggaggtagCAGATGGAGTCATCCAGCAAACATTAGCACATGAAATACATGCTCTGGAATCCTCTCTGTGTTTGCTTGAGTGTAATTGCTTTGCCAGCTTTGGTTCCCCGTAAACACTGAGGCCAAAAGCCTACCAGGAAACTCAGATCATGATTTTAAGGGTAAGTTTGGCTTCTGACCCTGGGCTGACCCTCAACATGTCCATCACAAATCCCTGCACTGCCAGCTAGGGTATGATGATGCTGGGAGGCCCTTTCTGTTGACTAGCTGCCTCCTCTCCTTGCTCTGGGACAGAGGACAAACAGAGAAACCTGAGGGAGGACAGAGCACAGCAGGGGTCAGTCAGTGACCCAACGTCACCAGCGAGGCGGTGAGGCTTTCCCAGCATGGCCATCCCGTCCCCTGCGGCACAAAGCCAAGCAGCCTGACCCAGCTGCCTTGGCAAGCTCTGCACATGTACCTGACCTCAGAGGGAAGGGTGCTTTGGGGCAGGGACCTCACCCGGGGTCCCAGGGCTGACAGAGCAGAAGGTGTTCCCATGCCTTACAGAGGGCTTCCCAGAGCTGGGCTAGCACGAGGCCACAGCTCGGGACGCAAAGGACCCCGGTGAAGAGATGAACTTGACAGAGGAAGTGCGAGGGCTGTTGCAGAATGTCCTTTACCTCTGACCCTGAGCAGACCCAGTCCACCAGCAAAACAGCCCAAGAGGGATGGATGCACCAAGCCCGTGCCCACACCTCCAAGCACCTTGCCCTGCCTATGGGCAGCGCTGACCACTGGAATTCATTCCCTGCCCCAGATTTGGGCTGCGGCATCCCAGCCTGCGGCAGAGGGTGAAGAAGGCTCACTGGCTGTTGCACTTGTTCAGTTAGCGGTGGCAGTGGCCATGGCCCACGTCACTGCTCATCCTCCCAACACATCTAGCAGCAGGGATGTCCAATGCGACCTCTGCTGAGCAGCGCTCCAAATATTTAgtataaaacatatttctctCCCATCTACAAGTCTGTAAGAGTAATGCAGCCTGGAGAACCTGGTTTCTAGACATGCCAAGATCTCATTTTGGTGCCCGGCTTCCCGGTGAGCATGGCCACCGGACCCCAAGCCTAGCCCTGGCTGAAGGCGCTggcagcccagcctgcagcagcctgtggGTCAGGTCAAGACCTTCTCTGAAGGTCTCCCTGACACACAGCAACTTGTGTCATGTGCGTGCCCCATCCACTCCATCCCCCTTCTTACCTTTCCAGCTCCAATCACCTTCTCGGCTGCATACACTGCTTGACCACAGCGGGGGCACCCATCAGCACCTCCGACTTTCTGGGCCATTCTGGATGCGTTAGGGTTGGTGGGTCGGTGGGGCTGGCCCCTGTGGATGGGAGGGAGTTCATGATCAGGGCTGCACAAGCAagatggaggagggaagagctATGGTATCACAAACCCCAACCCCATTTTGAAGGGCCTGAAGCTTTAGGCACAATGTGTTGAGCCTCATGGCAACTTCAGCCTCACAGCTGTGTGGTAGGAGGGGATGGGCAGCATGCTCAGGCAATGGGGACATGTCCTGTCAAGCCTCATCCCACCCTGCAAATAGGGTTCAGCTGGTTTCCCCTGAGGAGCAGAAAGGCAGGGCAGCCCACAGCACTCTCCAGATTAGATACTGCTAGAAGTTCAGCATGGACGACACAGCCGAGCATCACAAGCGGAAAGAtgtgggggggaaggtgttcaCAACAGCCCCAGTTTCAAAAACAAGACTTAAACTCACTCTTCATATTTGATTCCCAGAGACTCGCCCTTGTCAGTGCTCAGggtccctgctccctgcccgtATCCATAGCCCTTGGGGCCGTACTTCTTGCCATAGCAGGACTTGCAGTAGATCTCCTCTCCATGCACAGCAACAGTGGTGCTGTCCAAGTTCTTCTTACAGACCACTAGAAAAGAGGGGAGGGCCGTGCCATTAGCCTGCTGATCCAGAGCTCACTAATTAGCTGCAGAAAACAAGTCCTCACAAGGGATAGAGCAGCTCAGCTTTCAAGGAGTAAGGAAACCCTAGACAAGATCCTTGTTAAACCAAATGCATGCAAAACAGCCAGAGATAAGGATCACAACAAGAACATTGTCTGGCTTTAAAAGGAAGCAACCACCAAAGCTACAAGGTTGATACTAAGAAAAAGCTCTGTTAACCCTCTTGATGCTGGTATCCTGGAGATGCACTTAAAccaggaggggggggggtgtgtgtgaaaTTTCCTTACAAATCACTGCAGGATTCACAAGCACAGGGATGGACATCCCTGCCCCACTGCACCTCTAGCTCTGCCACACTCCTAGTCTGCTGCAAATACACAGCAATAGGCACTTGGGGGAAAGTAAAGTAAGCAAACTcatttttccttgtgtttaGACAGACTAAGAGCAGACCTGCAGCTGTTATCGCAGCTGGTGCACTGTAAGTTTTTTTGGCACATTATGCTGTTGCGCACAGTTGCCTCTCCAGACTGAGACCACAATGGAAGAGTTCATGCTCATGTGTCACCCCTGGTCCGTGCCATGATTAGGATGTGTGCATAGGGTGGTCTCAGGTAAGGAACACTAACTCAGCTGGGTGTTCAAGCCTTGGGGATCAATACGGGATGTAAGATGGGACAGGAGGACACAGCAGCCAGGCTCGGGGTCCCAGCTGAGCCCATCCAGAGCTTGAGCTTAGTGCTGGGCTCAGGCCACACACACTCTTATCCTGATTTTTAGGTTTTCTTGACTCCTGTCCCAGCTCTGATCTCAGCCTCCACATCGGCTTCCAAACCCTTCCTGGAACATGCCGCCCAGCAAGCCGGAGCGGCAGACAAGCAGCACCCAAACGGGCTCACAGTCATCTCCAGTGTTTACCTGCCCTGGTGCAGGATCCAGATGCCTGGGGCAGAGTCCACAGTGCTGGCAGCCAGCCCCAAGACAGATCCTGATACAGCTGCGACACAGCTTTCGCCCATCCCCCTTACATGCCTTAAATGTCAAGGCTCCCAGCAGCCCATTGGCCTCTTCTCAGCAGAAAAGTCTCTTGGCCTTTACCAATATTGCAGGAATGCAAACACAGCAGAGCTCTCCGCTTGGGGCAGCGCAAACCACGGCACTAAATGCGGGGGCGAGAGGCAGCTTTCCCCGGCCCAATTACTAAATATGGTGCTTCTCCTCCGGGGCCGCAGAGAACCccgtgtgctgctgctgggagaaggaggtggaAAGGGAAATGTCTCCTGCCATCTAAGGAGGATCTGGCAGGGTCCTCTCCTGGCTACGggctcccccatcccaccatggcaggagctggggatggAGCACACATCTCTGTTGAGAAAGACCAGCTCTGGTTAACTGGTCCTGTAGCTGCCAAGCTAATGGGCTAGTGTTGGAGTTGTCTCTGCATTACCCTGGAGCTCATCAGGAGCAACATTCAGACAGACCCTCCAGGAGGGGAATTTGGGCACTTTTACTGGCACATTTAAAGAGCCTTGTCCTAGGGGTGAGAGTGAATGATCTCAATGGCATCTGTCTTTCTCTCCCACCGTGCTGGATGGATTTAGAGATCTAACCTAAGCTTTCACAGTCCCTCATCTTTACTAGCCACAGACACTTTGAGAGGCAGCAGAAAAATTCTCTCCCAGTCTGCTTCCTAGAAATcagcccccagctcccaggTTTCTG encodes the following:
- the CSRP1 gene encoding cysteine and glycine-rich protein 1, with protein sequence MPNWGGGKKCGVCQKAVYFAEEVQCEGSSFHKSCFLCMVCKKNLDSTTVAVHGEEIYCKSCYGKKYGPKGYGYGQGAGTLSTDKGESLGIKYEEGQPHRPTNPNASRMAQKVGGADGCPRCGQAVYAAEKVIGAGKSWHKSCFRCAKCGKSLESTTLADKDGEIYCKGCYAKNFGPKGFGFGQGAGALVHSQ